The Terriglobia bacterium sequence TGGATGCGAAGCCAGAAAGTGGAGCAGGCGGAATTCCGTGGCGGTCACGTCCATCGGCTGCCCGCGCACGGTGAGCGACATGGAATCGCTGTCCAGGGTAAAGTCCGGCGTAGTGATACTGCTGGTCACGGGCTGTTCAAAGCGCCGCAACACCGCCCGCACCCGGGCCACAAGCTCGCGGGGACTGAAAGGCTTGGAGATGTAGTCGTCGGCGCCCAGGTCCAGGCCCTTGATGCGGTCTTCTTCGGCGGACTTGGCCGTCACAAAGATGATCGGCACCTTGGCCAGATCGCGGCTGGCGCGGACCTGGCGGCAGACCTCAAGCCCGCTGCTGCCCGGCACCATAATGTCCAGGAGAAACAGGATGGGCGGATTTTCCCGGGCCATGGGCAGCACCCGGTCGCCCGCCGCCGCCAGCAATACTGTGTATCCTGCTTGCTGCAGGTGATGGCGAACCAGATTGGCAATATCCTGGTCGTCTTCCAGAACGATGATCGAGGGTTTCACGCGAGTTCTCGCCTTCCGCCGACCCGATTCTATATGGGAAATGCCTTGGTCTGAACTAACGCTCAGCTTGAAGGCGAGTTATTTGTACACCGCTGGGGCACGCTGCTACCATAGTTCGGTGAACCCCTTCAAGAAACTCCTTGCCGTATCCCTCCTCGCCTTGTGTTGTCTGGGCGCTGTTGGTTTTTACTCCGGATCGTCACCGGTGGTCCTGCCGCCGGTTCCACCCACGGTGGATTCCATCACCCCCGGCGAACTGCGTATGCATCTGCAATTTCTGGCTTCCGCGGAGCTGGGCGGACGTTACACGCTATCTCCCAGCTTTGCCATCGCGGCGCGTTATCTGGCGGCGCACCTGGAGGCGTACGGCTTCCGCGGCGCCGGCGATCATGGCAGCTTCCTGCAGACTTTTGAAGTGATCTCCGCCAAGCCCGACGTGAGCAAGACTTTCCTGGAGGTGACCATCGGCGGCAAGCCGGTGACGTTCAGCCTGGGAGAGGCTCCTCCTTTTGGGGGCATGGCCAGCGGCGACGCCCGCGGCCAGATCGTGTTTGCCGGCTTCGGCATTTCATCCGCTGCGCAGAAGCATGACGACTACGCCGGCCTGGACGCGAAAGGCAAGATCGTTCTGCTGGTGTCAGGAACGCCGGCGGGGGTTGATCCATCCAAGCTGGCTGAAACTGAGCAGGGCCAGGGCGCCGCGCGCGCGCATGGGGCTGTAGGAATCCTGCAAATCCCTCCCGCCCGGTTCCTGGAATTCATGAAGGACAAGACACAGGTCGAGCGCTTTGCTTCCCGTGAATCCGTACGTCTGGCCAAAGACTCTGATGGCCGGTTGCCCCTGATGTCGCTGGGCCCCGATGCGGCAGACAAAATTCTGGCGGCCGCGGGACTAACTCTGAAGGCCGTGACTGAAGCGGTCGAGAAAAAGCAGCCGCTACAGCCCAAGCCGCTGGACGCTTCCGCCCATATGGCGATGGTGGTGCAGCAATCGCGTTCGACCACGCAGAACGTAGTGGGAATTCTGGAGGGATCTGATCCCGGCCTGCGCGGCGAGTACGTGGTTTTCAGCGCCCACTATGACCACTTGAAGACCAACGGTAACGGTGAAATCTATCCCGGCGCCGACGATGACGGCTCCGGCACAACGGCAGTGCTGACCATCGCCCACGCCATGTCCTTGCAGCGGCCTAAGCGCTCGGTGCTGGTCATCTTCCACGCCGGCGAAGAACTGGGCCTGCTGGGTTCAGAATACAATGCTGACTTCGCGCCCGCGGTGCCGCTGGACAAGATGGTGGTGGACCTGAATATTGACATGATCGGACGTTCCAAGCCGGAGGGCGACACGCAAAAAGAAGACGAGCATCTGACTGACGCTCACACCGTGTATCTGGTGGGGTCCAACCGCATCAGCCCGGAACTGCACGGGCTGAGCGAAGATACCAACGCGGAATTTCAAAAGCTGAAGCTCGACTATTACTACAATGATCCGGCCAACCCCGAGCGCATCTATTTCCGCTCCGACCACTGGAACTACGCCAAGCACGGCGTTCCCATCATTTTCTACTTTGATGGCGTGCATGTGGACTATCACAAGCCTACTGACACTGTGGACAAGATTGACTTCGCCAAGATGACGCAGATCACCCGGCTGGTCTTTGAAACCGGATGGCGCATCGCCAACCTGGACCATCGCTTGAGCAAGACGCCCTAAGCTTTGCCGCTCTTGGGAGGAGTGGACCGGAGCGGGCGCGTTTCCATGTAGTTGTCTATCACCAGGTTCAGCCGCTCAAAGAATGAGCCGGATTGCGTCACAGCCGGGATGTCGGGCTGCGGAGAAAGCTTCCTCATCACTTCAGTCACGCGCTGCAGCCGCATAGCCTGCTCACGCTCGGGTGCGGTCGCGGCGGCATCGCCATCTTCCAGGCAAGCCCACACGGTCCGGCGCAGGCGGTCAAGCGCGGTCTTGAAATGCCCCAGCACCTGGATGGCAGCAGCGTTTTCGCCAAAGAACTGTTTGGCGACGGTGGCTTCCGGGCCGGCCAGCCGCAGCTCGCTGTAAAGGGCTTCCAATTCCCAGTTAATGTTCTTGATCCGTTCCAGCACGCGGTCCGTGGTTTGCTGCTGTTGCCGAGCTGGCGTATCTCTTTTCGTTGAAGAGTTCTCGTTTAGGTTCATGTCCTATTTGAAAGCTAAGAGAGAGTCAACACCAAGGCTTACCACCATACTGTTTCGCCAGTGGAAAGGTAAGGGTGAAATCCCTGAGTTACCTAGGAAGTCACTAGCGCGTGGTGAGATGCGCCGGGAAGGCGTGAGGCCCTGATGCAAATGATTGCGCAGTCGCGGGCGGAGCTAAGGCTGGCCGGTCTAGGCGATGCGGCAGCATCTAATCAATGCAACGGGCCAGGACCACGGTGATATCGTCAGGCTGTTCGGTAGACCCGATCCAGTCCTGGACTGCGGCCAGCGCGTGCTCGGTGATGCGCTCCAGAGGCAGGTGACGCTGCCCGGCGATGGTCTCGATCAGACGTTCTTCTCCGAATTCGCCAAACTCGTTTTCCGGCTCGGTCATGCCGTCACTGAAAGCGATAAAAAGATCGCCGGGACGGAATTCCACCGTCTCCTGCGCGTATTCCATATGATCAAACAGTCCCACCACCATGCCTCCGGTTTCCAGGCGGCGGACTTCGCCATCGCGTCCTAGAATGATGGGCGGAAGATGGCCGGCGTTGGAGTAGGTCAAGGTGCGCTTTTCATCGTCATAGAACCCCAGGAACATGGTGGCGTACTTTTCCGGCTGCGTGCTCTGAAAAAGATGGCGATTCAGCAGCCACAGCACTTGTGACGGCGAGGGTGGCGCCGACGCCATGGCCAGGCGCATGGGACTAAGTTCACGGTCGAAGGCCGAGCCGGCAACCACGGGAATCATCTGTTCCTGCTGGTAGGCGCGCACCGCGGAATGAATGGTTGCCATCAGCAACGCGGCGGAGATGCCTTTGCCGCTGATGTCGCCCACGGCAATGCCAATCTGGTCCGGGCCGTAGGAAAGAAAGTCGTAATAGTCGCCGCTGACGATGCGCGCCGGACGGCACACCCCGTACAGTTCCAGCGACGGCGTTCCCGACATGGCCTGGGGAAAAAGCTGGGCCTGCACTTCGTGCGCGATTTCCAATTCGCTCTGCAACCGCTCCTTTTCTTTTTGCTCAACAATGAGCTTCTGCAGAGACTCGGTCATGGAATTGAAAGCGGTCTGCAGGGCCGCCAGTTGGTCTTTCTCCCGAACTTTGATGCGATGGGTGAAGTCGCCGCGATTGACGCGTTCGGTTGCACTGTAAAGATTGGCCACCGAATAAGTGATCGTCCGGGTGAGGCGAATTCCAATGATCAGGGCTACCAGCACCACGGTGGCGAAGGTCACGGCCGCGGCCAGCAAGAAGACCCGCACCGTTTCCGTCCAGCTCTCCAGCGAGGAGGTTGACGTGAAGTAGGCATAAACAATGGAAAGACGAGTGTTGCCGCCCAAAAGCCTTAATTCGGACCGGCCGGTGGTCCAGTCCTTGGTTTCAATCAACCCGCCAAACAGGACTTCGCGGTCCATCCGGTTCTTGGGAGCAGGCAGCGAGCCGGCGGTGATGGTCGGCGGTGCATTGATCTCTGGAACCGGAACGCCGTTCTCGGTCTTTACCGGGACTTCCCGCGGAGCGAAGGTAAGCGAGCCCAGACCGGATGCGACCCTGGCTACAAACTGCCGGTCGAACGGGACACTGGAGATCACCATCACGCTTGAACCCGCGGGTCCGGTGGTATTGACCGCGCGCACGTAGTATTGTCCCTGGTCAAAGACCAGCCCGGTGAAACCGTCTTTCAGCCACTTGGGGCTGGCTGCTTCTGGAATAACGCTGATGGTCCGGCCGGGAAATGCGGCGTTAGTATTGATCTGTTCCCGCTTCGCGCCCTGAGCAATACGCTGGGCAATGGCGGCGTTGGCCGCACCCAGGCGCTGTTGCTGCGCGTTGATCTCTGAGACGGCAAGAGAAGTCGCAAGGTGCTCAATCACAATGTAGCCAGTGCCCAGGGCCAGCATCACGGCCAGAGTGACCGGCACGCCGCCGATGAAAAGATAGGTCACGATGAGCCGGTTGCGGACGCTCCACATCACGTGGTCGCGGAACCAGCGCACGCCGATGATCACGAGCAAAATTGCCAGGACGGTGCCGAGCAACCCGGGAGACGTCCAGGCGTGCAGCACATCGGCCGCGCCAACGCTGCCGGTGAATCGCAACGCGCGTTCCAGCAGGAGCAGGACGACTTCCATGGCTGCACAATAGAACGTAAACCGGGCCAACCGGCTTCGGGGAACCAGTCCCAGCGCCGCCAATTTGCGGACGACTTTGGAAAATACGGACAACTTGTTACTGATTATAGCGTTGCCGCAATGGATGGGAGTTGCAGATGCGGTTACAGCCTGCCGAGCAATTCGCGATGGTACTCATATCCGTAGGCCATGCCGAGCGAACCCGCGCTGCTCTTTAGCCGATGGTACGAGGAAACAGCGTCAATCCCGAAAACATTGCGCAGCCGGGGAAGGCTGGGCGAGGGCAGCAGGGGCCAGTGGTCCATACGGAATACAATCCACAACTTCAATTTCAGCAGGGCCAGCAGGGAATACAGGCGGAACTCGGTGGCGGCTTGGACCAGCTCCTGGGCCAGCGCCTGCCGTTCCTGATCGCGCTGCGGCGGGAGGGACGCATCGGATCCCGCAGAGCGCGGGGACAGGTTGTCCGCGGCGAAGTTGCCTTGCGCCAGTTCCATGTTGCCCCACTCCACCAGCACCAGCGCGTTGTGCGACATGCGCAGCAGGTATTCGCGCATCAGATGGATCCGTTTGCGCTGCCAGGCGCGGAATTCACGGGGAGAAAGACGCAGCCGGAAGTTCACTTCCTGCGCTGGATCAAGCAGCGCTTCCAGTTCTTCCAGCTCGGCGGGGCGGAGATAGGGAGGAACGTCGTCGCGGGTGCGCGTAGGGAACTTCCCCAGAAGTTGGAGGGCGGTGAATCCAGCAAACGCCAGGACAAGACCCACCAAAACGATCGTGATGAGATCAAAAATCATTGTCTAAAAATGCGCTTTGCAACCGCAGTATACCGCTTCAGGTCTGAAACCATCTGTTCTGGGGTTAACCCCAAGGCTACGCCCGGCTGGGGTGGACCTGGTTCTTTGACCAGGAAAGTAACCAGCCAGACCACCAGAGCCACAGTGTACGTGATGGGAGGGGTAATTCGAACCACGGGGTCGAATTTCTTTCCAAATTCGGAACGTAGCAAATAAACCACCAGAGAACCAGCCGCCAATACGCCAAAACCCAGGGCTATGCCAAAGGCATGCTGGCGGTAACGCACCCGAAAGAACCGGACCAGCAGAATGAAAAGAAAGAAGATTCCGATTTGCAGGAAGCCGATCCCAATCTCCAGGGAGATAATTGTGGCAAACTTCCAACTGCCAGCCGGGAGAGGCCGAAGCACCGCCCTCAGGACCGCAATGACCGTCATCAAGACTCCAATTCCCGGGAAGAGGAACCTGAACCAGGGAAGGCGATAGAAGTTCTTGAATACAGTCTGGAAGATTTCATGAAGGGCAAGAAAGGCGAAAACCGTATAAAGAGTCTCGCTGCCCCAGTAAACTCGCAGATAAGTTGCTGGATGATTGCGAACCGCCAGCGCCACGATTGTGCTCACGACTGAGAATGCAGTGTAGGCGACGAACGCCACAAATTGGCCGCGGTGAGCCCCTCGAAGAAGAAGCACCAGCAAACATATCTGCAGCGTAATTCCAGCGATCGCCAGCGCCAATTCTGCGTTGCTCATGATAGATAAAGGAGTGGCCAGCTTAAACCGGCCACTCCAAACCCGCAATCTTATTTGCTGGAACTAGCGGGCGGAATCGGCACTGGGACAGGACCTCCGCAAACGGTCTGGGCCACACTTCCGCTCACCAACAACAATGTGACCATTAACACACGAATCGCATGCGTCCTCATACATATCCTCCTTGAGCCCCTTCGCGCCGCATTTCCCGCGGTGAAGAGAGCAGATTTGTCGAACAAGTGGAACCCGTAGAACTGAACTAATCAACGGTGGTTTGGGAGCCAACTAGGGGAAGGCCAAAACTCTGCTGACAACAAGGGGATTGTATCGCGGGCGTCAAAAGCGCTTCAGGAAACTTCGTCAACTTCCGGCGGAGAACCTTACGTGAATTCGATTTCATCTGTTGCGTCGTGCCCCGAATCGCCGTGGCGGGGCGTCCCGGTGGGCCCGTCTGAAGCCAGGGAAGCCCCGGCCAGCACCATCAAAGCCGACAGAAAAGCCCAAAACATAAGCGTGACAGAGATGGTAAAAGGTCCGTAGACCTCCTGAAAATTAAGCCACGGCAGAGTCTTGATATACACCCAACGGGCCAGTTCCCACAAGATGCCCATGGCCACGGCCGCCGGCATCACGTCCAGCGCTTTCACCTTGCCATGAGGGAGGACCCAGTAGATGAGAAAAAAAATCGCTATGCTGGCCACTGTCGCCAGGATCTTCAGGGCAATCGATGCCAGCGTAGAAAACACGAAGTTCTTGCTTCCAAACGTGATCACCTGCAGCATCCATTGATTTCCGGCGGCCACGCCCACTGACGCCATCGCCAGAACGCCGCAGGCGAAGGCCAGGAACAGCGAGACAATCTGGTTTCCTAGATAAGAGCGGTTCTTGGCAAAGCCCCATATTCGGTTAAATGCCACTTCCAGTGGCAGGAACACCCCGGTGGAGGTGATCAGCAGGATCACAATGGATGCCCACTTGACTCTCTGGCGGGCTTTGACCAGGATGTCCAGATTGCGGACGACGAACTCCTGCCCGGCCGGCAGGTGGTCGCGCAGAAGCTGGAACACCACGTTCTGCATCCCGGGAGAATGGAACACGTTCTTGATGAGCCAGATGATCAGCACCATGAACGGGAAAAACGAAAGAATGGCGTTGGCCGCCACCGAGAACGCAAAAGTGTGGGCTTCAGTCCGGGTAAGGTAGCGCAGCGTCGGAATGCCGCGTTCCACGACCATACGCTTCCAGGAGCCCCACAGGAGCGTCTTGACGAACGATTCCGCCATCTGGGCGGCCCCAGCGTCTTTATGAAATGGGCTTGTCTGCATTGGGATTGAGTGAATCGTAACAGAAATGCGCTTCCCCAGAGGCGAAAACGTTCCTAATTCCGGAACAATAGTCACGGTTCAACCATTCACCTTGGAGCGGGGCCGGGCGCGCGCCAAACAAAGTGCTTTACAAAAATCAGACTTCCTGAATATTATGCCTAGCTCCCAAGGGTGACCCCAGAAGGGGCAGGTTCGGGTTGGTGTTTTTGTACAGCGCAGCAAAGCTTCACGAAACGAACAGGGTGCAAGGCCGCGGGCATAAACTTGCAGGCACCAGGCATCTTTTTTTGTTGAAGGAACCTACTGGCCGGCAAAGCAGCAACCTCTTCTCTCTTCCTGATTCCGGCAGGGGAGAATTTCAATCTTCAAGCTGAGGCGAAAGGAGTTGTCTGTGAGAGAGAGAGGAACAGTAAAGTGGTTTAACGGCGCCAAAGGGTACGGCTTTATCCAGCGTTCCACCGGGGAAGATGTGTTCGTGCACTTTTCCGCCATCCAGGAAAACGGATACCGGACGCTCAACGAAGGTGAGACCGTGGAGTTTGAACTCCTGAAAGGCCCGAAAGGTTATCTGGCCGCGAACGTCATGCGTGGCGCTAACTAAAAGGCAGGGCGAGTCCCCCTGTTTTCCTTTGGCCCCTTGCTTCGGCAAGGGGTTTTTGCTGCTCCAGAGGGTGTTCCTGACTTGAATACCGTATCTTAGCGAAACAAGAACGCAATGCTGATCCAGATCTTTACCACCACCGGTCCGGTCCAGCTGATTACGTTGCGGGCAACGTGTTGATACCGTGTGATCCCTGTGGCCCCGTGCATTTCCTATGTCCTCCCCGTCCGAAAGCGCTTGCTTCGGTGGACAAACTTGCTTTTTCCCGTCGTCGTTCACCGTCGTCTTGCTGTTGGTCCGTTCCATGAAAAGCCTGTCACCGCAAAATGGAACCCGGACCACCCAACAAAACCTCGGCGTCTTCCCACTACTGCGGCTGCCGTTTAGCAAGTCGCTCTGTAAACGAAAGCCGCCGAGTCTTGCATCGGACGCTTACCGGGTCGCGATGCTGGTGATCTGGTTTGATCATGCGTAGCATCCCGAGAAGCAGTGCCGTACCGTCAATATGTGGCAGCTTGCGCCACAAAATTCAGAAACAAGTTAAAGGGCCGTTAAGTTTTCTAAGAATTTCCCCGGCCATGGCTGAAATCCTTAAGCCTTCGGCGGATTGTCCTGAGGAGCTGGGGTCGGCTCTTCTGCAGGAGGTTCCGGCGACGGTTGCGTATCGGCAGCCTGCGCCTGAGCGGAAGCTGTCGGTTGATCTGCGGCATTGACGTTGCCGGCCCTGGCTTGCAGCGTGCCAGCGGCTGGTTGATTGGACGCGGCAAAAGCGCCAATCGGCTGGCGTCCAAAACTCTGCCGCCGGCGCACGACCACCTTTTGCACGCTGCCGTCAGTGCCTGATGCCAGAATGATGTAATCCAATTTGGGGCTGTCCAACAGGGCGTGCAGAACCTCATTGGGCGTGGCCGGCCCCAAGCGGGCCGCGACTAGCTCTGAAGCCAAATCTGGCGCAACTTCAATGGAAGCCCCGGTCTTGGCGGCCACCAACTCGAGGACTTTTCCCAGAGGAGCGTGGTCAGCTACCAGCGTCAATTGTCCTTGGCGGTAATCCGCTGCCGCCATGGGAGACGGCGCGCTGGAAGCCTCAGCCGGTTGAACGACCGGTTGAACCACCGCTGGTTGCGCGATGGGAGCCGGGCTGGCCACCGCAGGCGAGGCGGCAACCGGCGCAGCCACCACCGCCGGTGGAGCGACGGCAGGCGCGGCAGCGGGCCTGGGAGCTGGCGCCGGAGCGCGACGCGATGCCGTGGAGGCGTCTGGGGGCACAAACGGAGCTGCGCCGCCCATCGCCACTGCTTTGCTCGTTCCAGGAATCGGCGGACGATAAGACACTGCGGTCCGGCCGTGAGTGGCAGGTGAAGTCTGGCTTGGCTGGGCAGTCGGTTGTGGGTTCGGCGCGGTTTGAGCCGGCGCCAACGCCGGCAGTACGGCAAGCACCAGGCTCGCGGCTAAGACTTTATACGACATGGCGTCCGTCTCTTTCTTTGACCGAGCAGGCCAGGCCGGTGGAACTTGCATGACTCCCCGGAAGACGACCGGCCATACTCGCGTTCAATGCTTGCATCGCACGCAAGAATCTTGGGCTAATGAGTTCGCAACGCAGGAGGGGGGATTGGCGGCGTTACGCTGGAGACAACTTCAACAGGCAGGTTCGCCTGCTTAAACTTGTGTGACTGCAAATAGCAATCTGGACCTGGTGGACTGCAACGGCTTTGCCCTAAACACCGCTACGATGTCCGCCGATTGTATTACCAGTCGTGGTCGCCCGCTAAACTCACCCGTTCTGGTTCGAACTCCCGGTTGCAAGTAACGTTGTTTAATCCGCCTGCGGGTGGGTGAGGTTCACGGTTATGGACCTATCACCCGGAAGGCGCTTCTTCGACGCTTCCACAATGAAGGCGGGAAATTAAAGGGTTATTGAAACGCGATTAAAATCCTTAACTTCCGCCTTATCCCTAGCCCCCACAATTCAAAGCCTTTATCCGGGGGCGACAGTGCTTGTCAGCGGGGCTCACTGCCGGCCAAATCGGGACGCAGCCAGACTAGTTGATCGAGGAATCCTGCTGCGAGGAAAAATCTGGTTTCGTGGGACTGCCGTTCGAGCTTAGCGGCAAAGAAACGCGGAAGCATGAACCGTGACCGGACACGCTGGCGAGTTCAATGTCGCCGCCATGTGCGTGCGCTATGGCCTGGGCGAAATGCAGACCGAGTCCGGTTCCGGCCACCGGCGACTTCTTGGCGGACTGCGTGCGATATCCCCGCTCGAAGATGCGGCCTTGCTCGTCGGCAGGAATCCCTTGCCCCGTATCACTGATGGAGATAATGGCCATGCCGTTGTGCGAGGTCAGGGAGACATCAATCCGCCCCTCGGGATTGTTGTACTTGATGGCGTTCTCCAGCAGGTTTAGCATAAGGCGCCAGATCTGGCCGGCATCAAACTGGCCGATCACGTTTTGCTGGAGGGTGCCGGAGATGTGGATGTTGTGTTCGCTGGATTTGATGCGCATCCCGTCCACGGCGGTCTGCACCAGTTCCGACAAATCCTCAGTCTGGCAGTGCAGGGTGATTTGATCGTTTTCCGAGTGCGCCATTTCCATCAGGTCAGAGACCGTCCGGGCCAGCAGTTCCACGTGCTGCAACTGGCTGGAGAGCATCTCCCGGTAACCAGGCTCAGGGCCGCTTTGCCGTAATGCCTGCTCGGTCTCCGCCCGCATTACGGTCAACGGCTGGCGAACTTCATGGGACAAGTTCCTCAGGAATTCACTCATCCGCTGGAAGGAACCTTGTAAGCGGGCGATGGCCGCGTTCACCGTGATACTGAGCTGGTCCAATTCGTCATTTGTACCGAAGACGGGAAGCCGGCTGTTGGGATCGAAAGGGTTGATTCGGGCCGCCGCCGCATTCATCTGTTCCAGAGGACGAAGCATGTTCCCGGTCATGACCCAGGAAGTAATGCCGTGCACCACCAGCACCGCAGGCAGGAGAAGAAAGATGAACCAGCGCAGGTGGGCCGCGTCCTGGTCGGCTTGTTCCATGGGCATGGCCAGCCGCATTACGTAATGCCGCTGTAGCATGCCAGTCACTGGGGCGTTGATCACTCTGAGCCGGGCGTTGGCTTGCCCGCGGAAAGTCTCAAACTCCGCGCTGCCTGCGGTCAAAGAACGCTGTGCCGCATCGCTGAAGGGTATGCGCAGCGAGGCCATATCATGAGAAGTCTCCAGCGTCAGGCCCTGGTCGTTGCGGAGGTCAAAATAGCGGATGTTGCGTTCGAACTGCTCGCGGACTTCGCGGTCGGCGTCTTTGTTGATCCAGCGGACTTCGCCGTTGCGCACCTGCAGCATGGTGCGCACTGCGATGGAGCGGTCCTGCAGCTCGTCGTCAAGCTGGGTGTAAATCCGGCCGGCAAGCAAAGCGTACGCGCCCCAGGCAACAACCGTTACCAGGAGCGCGAACGACAGTGTCTGCTTGAACGCCAGCCGGGAACGCAGGCGGCGTGGAAGCGGTAATTTCATTACTGTGAACTGGAGAGCATGTAGCCGACCCCGCGGGCCGTATGAATCAACGGCTTTTCAAAGCCGTGATCAATCTTCTGCCGCAGGTAGTTGATGTACACGTCCA is a genomic window containing:
- a CDS encoding winged helix-turn-helix domain-containing protein; its protein translation is MKPSIIVLEDDQDIANLVRHHLQQAGYTVLLAAAGDRVLPMARENPPILFLLDIMVPGSSGLEVCRQVRASRDLAKVPIIFVTAKSAEEDRIKGLDLGADDYISKPFSPRELVARVRAVLRRFEQPVTSSITTPDFTLDSDSMSLTVRGQPMDVTATEFRLLHFLASHPGRVFTRDQVLDAVWRDMSFVTPRSVDVYIRRLREKIERDAEDPQYLRTVRGAGYKFEAAK
- a CDS encoding M28 family peptidase yields the protein MPWSELTLSLKASYLYTAGARCYHSSVNPFKKLLAVSLLALCCLGAVGFYSGSSPVVLPPVPPTVDSITPGELRMHLQFLASAELGGRYTLSPSFAIAARYLAAHLEAYGFRGAGDHGSFLQTFEVISAKPDVSKTFLEVTIGGKPVTFSLGEAPPFGGMASGDARGQIVFAGFGISSAAQKHDDYAGLDAKGKIVLLVSGTPAGVDPSKLAETEQGQGAARAHGAVGILQIPPARFLEFMKDKTQVERFASRESVRLAKDSDGRLPLMSLGPDAADKILAAAGLTLKAVTEAVEKKQPLQPKPLDASAHMAMVVQQSRSTTQNVVGILEGSDPGLRGEYVVFSAHYDHLKTNGNGEIYPGADDDGSGTTAVLTIAHAMSLQRPKRSVLVIFHAGEELGLLGSEYNADFAPAVPLDKMVVDLNIDMIGRSKPEGDTQKEDEHLTDAHTVYLVGSNRISPELHGLSEDTNAEFQKLKLDYYYNDPANPERIYFRSDHWNYAKHGVPIIFYFDGVHVDYHKPTDTVDKIDFAKMTQITRLVFETGWRIANLDHRLSKTP
- a CDS encoding PP2C family protein-serine/threonine phosphatase, with product MSVFSKVVRKLAALGLVPRSRLARFTFYCAAMEVVLLLLERALRFTGSVGAADVLHAWTSPGLLGTVLAILLVIIGVRWFRDHVMWSVRNRLIVTYLFIGGVPVTLAVMLALGTGYIVIEHLATSLAVSEINAQQQRLGAANAAIAQRIAQGAKREQINTNAAFPGRTISVIPEAASPKWLKDGFTGLVFDQGQYYVRAVNTTGPAGSSVMVISSVPFDRQFVARVASGLGSLTFAPREVPVKTENGVPVPEINAPPTITAGSLPAPKNRMDREVLFGGLIETKDWTTGRSELRLLGGNTRLSIVYAYFTSTSSLESWTETVRVFLLAAAVTFATVVLVALIIGIRLTRTITYSVANLYSATERVNRGDFTHRIKVREKDQLAALQTAFNSMTESLQKLIVEQKEKERLQSELEIAHEVQAQLFPQAMSGTPSLELYGVCRPARIVSGDYYDFLSYGPDQIGIAVGDISGKGISAALLMATIHSAVRAYQQEQMIPVVAGSAFDRELSPMRLAMASAPPSPSQVLWLLNRHLFQSTQPEKYATMFLGFYDDEKRTLTYSNAGHLPPIILGRDGEVRRLETGGMVVGLFDHMEYAQETVEFRPGDLFIAFSDGMTEPENEFGEFGEERLIETIAGQRHLPLERITEHALAAVQDWIGSTEQPDDITVVLARCID
- a CDS encoding YihY/virulence factor BrkB family protein encodes the protein MVVERGIPTLRYLTRTEAHTFAFSVAANAILSFFPFMVLIIWLIKNVFHSPGMQNVVFQLLRDHLPAGQEFVVRNLDILVKARQRVKWASIVILLITSTGVFLPLEVAFNRIWGFAKNRSYLGNQIVSLFLAFACGVLAMASVGVAAGNQWMLQVITFGSKNFVFSTLASIALKILATVASIAIFFLIYWVLPHGKVKALDVMPAAVAMGILWELARWVYIKTLPWLNFQEVYGPFTISVTLMFWAFLSALMVLAGASLASDGPTGTPRHGDSGHDATDEIEFT
- a CDS encoding cold-shock protein, giving the protein MRERGTVKWFNGAKGYGFIQRSTGEDVFVHFSAIQENGYRTLNEGETVEFELLKGPKGYLAANVMRGAN
- a CDS encoding HAMP domain-containing histidine kinase; this encodes MKLPLPRRLRSRLAFKQTLSFALLVTVVAWGAYALLAGRIYTQLDDELQDRSIAVRTMLQVRNGEVRWINKDADREVREQFERNIRYFDLRNDQGLTLETSHDMASLRIPFSDAAQRSLTAGSAEFETFRGQANARLRVINAPVTGMLQRHYVMRLAMPMEQADQDAAHLRWFIFLLLPAVLVVHGITSWVMTGNMLRPLEQMNAAAARINPFDPNSRLPVFGTNDELDQLSITVNAAIARLQGSFQRMSEFLRNLSHEVRQPLTVMRAETEQALRQSGPEPGYREMLSSQLQHVELLARTVSDLMEMAHSENDQITLHCQTEDLSELVQTAVDGMRIKSSEHNIHISGTLQQNVIGQFDAGQIWRLMLNLLENAIKYNNPEGRIDVSLTSHNGMAIISISDTGQGIPADEQGRIFERGYRTQSAKKSPVAGTGLGLHFAQAIAHAHGGDIELASVSGHGSCFRVSLPLSSNGSPTKPDFSSQQDSSIN